A window from Nitrospira sp. ND1 encodes these proteins:
- a CDS encoding acyl carrier protein, with the protein MELHDRLEEVFRQVFDNESLALTNEMTAPDIEGWDSVAHINLMFGIEQAFGVRFKGNELAEMKNIGELKQFLIGKGAS; encoded by the coding sequence ATGGAGCTGCATGATCGACTTGAAGAAGTGTTTCGCCAAGTGTTCGACAATGAGAGCCTCGCGCTGACCAATGAGATGACGGCACCCGATATCGAAGGCTGGGACTCCGTGGCCCATATCAATCTGATGTTCGGCATCGAACAGGCGTTCGGAGTTCGGTTCAAGGGCAATGAGTTGGCCGAAATGAAGAATATCGGCGAACTCAAGCAATTCCTGATCGGCAAGGGAGCCAGCTAA
- a CDS encoding SDR family NAD(P)-dependent oxidoreductase, with product MAPAEAPSGAPPSTPHVTTVCFTTQDLAQFSAASGDRNPLHLSEEYARATPYGEPVVFGMLGVLAALGHLADRQDRLLQRLSVEFRNPLVVGMPYRLEALETSVERACVKLYDATRLMLKATFTFVPGCEKSWDMHVPEAACFTEAEDRKKEDLPAGTRVTGVYGPAISELVQVITRWRLSEKGATTRQLTAMLWASFVVGMQLPGKRAVFWRLELTLYPEDGPQDTLLSYDVAVQDFDERFDLLHSAGTLSAAGTRCATADMWAFVRQDSPQPSLRRLTDLIPRSDRLKGKVALVIGGSRGLGAAITQALASQGCTVFLNYHQCRAEAEKIRASLGDTSSLIELAQGDASEIEWCRTLRQRIVERYGGLDLLIGNASPPIRPLSFVPEKLAQFQNFLTQSVSLASMPMSTFLNDLSERSGWNVLVSSAFVKDRPAEWPHYVTAKCAIEGLVQWAAVHSPKVRTLIVRPPKLLTDQTNTTVGRQGAMEVERAAAAIVTRITCPDSSPTVQILETFELNPEASQ from the coding sequence ATGGCGCCTGCTGAAGCGCCGTCCGGGGCTCCCCCCTCCACGCCACATGTGACCACAGTGTGTTTCACGACGCAGGATCTCGCCCAGTTCAGTGCAGCCAGCGGGGATAGAAACCCCCTGCATCTCTCCGAAGAATATGCGCGAGCCACACCCTACGGCGAGCCCGTGGTATTCGGCATGCTTGGCGTGCTGGCGGCACTCGGCCATCTCGCCGACCGTCAGGATCGGCTCCTGCAACGCCTCTCGGTCGAGTTTCGAAATCCGCTCGTCGTCGGCATGCCTTATCGTCTGGAGGCGCTCGAAACCTCGGTAGAACGGGCGTGCGTCAAACTCTATGACGCCACGCGCCTGATGCTGAAGGCGACGTTCACATTTGTTCCTGGGTGTGAGAAGTCATGGGACATGCACGTTCCTGAAGCGGCCTGTTTTACGGAAGCAGAGGATCGGAAGAAGGAGGACCTTCCGGCAGGTACCCGTGTGACCGGCGTCTACGGGCCGGCAATCAGCGAACTGGTACAGGTGATCACTCGATGGAGACTCTCCGAAAAAGGCGCCACAACGAGACAGCTCACGGCGATGCTGTGGGCCAGCTTTGTCGTCGGAATGCAGCTTCCCGGCAAGCGCGCCGTCTTCTGGCGATTGGAACTCACCTTGTATCCAGAAGACGGACCACAGGATACGCTGCTTTCCTATGATGTGGCGGTTCAAGACTTCGACGAACGATTTGATCTCTTGCACAGTGCTGGCACTCTCTCGGCAGCCGGCACCCGTTGTGCGACGGCCGACATGTGGGCTTTTGTACGACAGGATTCTCCGCAGCCCTCCCTTCGTCGGCTTACCGATCTGATACCGAGATCAGACCGGCTGAAGGGGAAGGTCGCGTTAGTCATCGGTGGAAGCCGTGGACTCGGTGCGGCAATCACTCAGGCGCTGGCTTCGCAGGGCTGCACGGTGTTTCTGAACTACCATCAATGCAGGGCGGAGGCGGAAAAGATTCGAGCGAGCCTTGGAGACACTTCCAGCCTCATTGAATTGGCTCAGGGGGATGCGTCGGAAATCGAATGGTGCCGAACGTTACGGCAGAGAATTGTCGAGCGATACGGCGGACTTGATCTGCTGATAGGCAATGCATCGCCGCCCATTCGCCCGCTGTCGTTCGTGCCTGAGAAGCTCGCGCAGTTTCAGAACTTCCTCACGCAGAGTGTCTCGCTGGCCAGTATGCCCATGTCCACGTTTCTCAACGACTTGTCCGAACGCTCCGGCTGGAACGTGCTTGTCTCTTCGGCGTTTGTGAAAGATCGTCCTGCGGAATGGCCCCACTATGTCACTGCGAAATGTGCGATCGAGGGCCTGGTGCAGTGGGCCGCAGTTCACTCTCCGAAGGTCCGTACGCTTATTGTTAGACCACCGAAGTTGTTGACGGATCAAACCAACACCACGGTGGGACGGCAGGGAGCAATGGAGGTCGAACGCGCCGCCGCTGCGATCGTCACACGGATCACTTGCCCCGACTCATCACCCACCGTACAGATACTCGAGACGTTTGAGCTAAATCCTGAGGCTTCGCAATGA
- a CDS encoding HAD-IIIC family phosphatase produces MNIARAQCAASSLTPETRGDAFRKKGQVEQAIEAYLEGVAAPPSAALCLKLARCYEQMANYAEACRWALSIVDAGDDFTSWQAGWALFQRNAQKARRPAVRSVKVALLGSYTTTQLCPMLCLAAGKLGIHIDLYESRYGQYQQDILDHKSGLYAFNPNIVVLAVHEGDLHLPEYSQRPEEDVRKEVSRWTGLWQMVTEHSRARIVQHNFALPCEIPTGHLTTRLSGSRYMMTQAVNTRLGEAAANAVSLVDCERLSALIGKQRWCDPRYWNMSKQAVALEALPLLGRHTAAVIAADLGLSRKCLVLDLDNTLWGGVIAEDGLAGIKLGQGPDGEAFVAFQEYLLKLKRKGVILTVCSKNNHADAIQPFEKHPEMRLKLQDIALFLANWESKPDNIRTIAKTLQIGLDALVFVDDNPVEREIVRKFLPEVDVIPLPEDPSYYLRTLSDYLLLETSSLTAEDTERTDQYRARAQIMELEAAAGSIEDFYRSLRMQAIVVPFDASQLPRIAQLIGKTNQFNLTTRRHGMAQLKAFVLDSSYVHLALRLRDRYTDHGLVSVMIARQQGDILDIDTWLMSCRVIGRTVETTMLEQLCRRAAQLGCTSLRGTYIPTQKNAMAADAYAKHGFERVGNHEGFEVWTYDLAAKGLIANTFVKPVDSWELADGAC; encoded by the coding sequence ATGAATATTGCCCGGGCACAATGCGCCGCTTCATCTCTCACGCCTGAGACACGTGGCGACGCCTTCCGCAAGAAGGGTCAGGTCGAACAGGCGATCGAGGCCTATCTGGAGGGCGTGGCGGCTCCCCCATCGGCTGCGCTGTGCCTCAAACTTGCGCGATGTTACGAGCAGATGGCGAACTATGCGGAGGCCTGTCGATGGGCTCTTTCCATCGTCGATGCAGGCGATGACTTTACGTCCTGGCAAGCAGGCTGGGCATTGTTTCAACGCAATGCACAGAAAGCCCGGCGACCGGCGGTCAGGTCGGTCAAAGTCGCGCTCCTCGGGAGCTATACCACAACCCAACTGTGCCCGATGTTGTGCCTTGCGGCGGGGAAACTCGGCATCCACATCGACCTGTATGAAAGCCGATACGGGCAATACCAGCAGGACATTCTCGACCACAAGAGCGGGCTCTATGCGTTTAACCCGAATATCGTCGTCCTTGCGGTTCACGAGGGTGACCTCCATCTTCCTGAATACAGCCAGCGCCCTGAAGAAGACGTTCGCAAAGAAGTGAGTCGCTGGACCGGCCTCTGGCAGATGGTGACTGAACACTCCCGCGCCCGAATCGTTCAACATAACTTTGCATTGCCCTGCGAGATCCCCACAGGCCATCTGACCACCAGGCTTTCCGGCTCTCGATACATGATGACGCAGGCCGTCAATACGAGGCTGGGTGAAGCGGCTGCGAACGCCGTCTCCCTGGTAGATTGCGAGCGTCTTTCGGCGCTCATTGGAAAGCAGCGATGGTGCGATCCGCGCTATTGGAATATGTCGAAACAAGCAGTCGCACTGGAGGCCCTGCCTCTGCTCGGAAGACATACGGCGGCTGTGATTGCTGCGGATCTCGGGCTCAGCCGTAAATGTCTGGTGCTGGATTTGGACAATACGTTATGGGGCGGTGTCATTGCGGAAGACGGATTGGCGGGCATCAAGTTAGGGCAAGGGCCGGACGGCGAGGCGTTTGTGGCGTTTCAGGAGTATCTGCTGAAGCTCAAACGCAAAGGCGTGATCCTGACGGTCTGCTCGAAGAATAACCACGCCGATGCCATACAACCCTTCGAAAAACATCCGGAGATGCGACTGAAGCTGCAGGACATCGCCCTCTTCCTTGCCAATTGGGAGTCCAAGCCCGACAACATCCGCACCATCGCCAAGACGCTGCAAATCGGTTTGGATGCGTTGGTCTTCGTCGATGATAACCCTGTCGAGCGCGAGATTGTGCGCAAGTTCTTACCCGAAGTCGATGTCATCCCGCTGCCGGAAGACCCCTCCTATTACCTCAGAACTCTGTCGGACTATCTCCTGCTCGAGACGAGCTCATTGACCGCCGAAGACACGGAGCGGACCGACCAATATCGGGCCAGAGCGCAGATCATGGAGTTGGAAGCGGCTGCCGGTTCCATTGAAGATTTTTACCGCAGCCTTCGGATGCAGGCCATCGTGGTGCCGTTCGATGCATCACAGTTGCCGCGCATTGCCCAACTCATCGGCAAAACCAACCAATTCAATCTCACCACTCGACGTCACGGCATGGCGCAACTGAAAGCCTTCGTCCTGGACTCGAGTTATGTCCATTTGGCGCTGCGGTTGCGTGATCGCTACACCGACCATGGACTGGTCAGCGTGATGATCGCGCGACAACAGGGAGATATCCTCGATATCGACACGTGGCTCATGAGCTGCCGGGTCATCGGCCGGACCGTGGAGACGACGATGCTGGAACAGCTCTGTCGGCGCGCCGCGCAGCTTGGATGCACCTCGCTTCGAGGCACCTACATTCCAACGCAAAAGAATGCGATGGCGGCGGACGCTTATGCCAAGCATGGCTTCGAGCGAGTCGGGAACCATGAAGGATTCGAAGTCTGGACCTATGACCTGGCGGCCAAAGGCCTGATTGCCAATACGTTCGTGAAACCTGTCGACTCCTGGGAGCTCGCGGATGGCGCCTGCTGA
- a CDS encoding serine O-acetyltransferase translates to MSVRSILIHVTEVPMLGTLVRLYRGIQELRNQVIEDWTVNSRDWTMPGFRAIAVHRLGTWLANRRSGVVKSGLLAVYRVLYRYVRNHYGIEIPLTVTIGRRLWLVHQHGIVFHWKSEIGDDCLIRHGATIGAGYGGQKTLHKGPKLGQRVEVGPGAVIFAGVKIGDDAVIGPNAVVMSDVPAGARVFAEAPRVIQLPTAHQAARKN, encoded by the coding sequence ATGAGCGTTCGATCCATCCTCATACACGTGACCGAGGTGCCGATGCTGGGGACACTCGTCAGGCTCTATCGAGGCATACAGGAACTACGAAACCAGGTCATTGAAGACTGGACCGTGAACAGCCGCGACTGGACGATGCCTGGCTTTCGAGCGATCGCCGTGCATCGCCTCGGCACCTGGCTCGCGAACCGGCGCAGCGGCGTTGTCAAGTCCGGCCTGCTCGCCGTGTACCGTGTGCTGTATCGCTATGTGCGCAATCATTACGGGATTGAAATTCCATTGACGGTCACAATCGGCCGGAGACTCTGGCTTGTCCACCAACATGGGATCGTCTTTCATTGGAAATCAGAGATTGGAGATGACTGCCTGATTCGCCACGGCGCCACAATCGGGGCGGGATATGGCGGGCAAAAGACGTTGCACAAGGGTCCGAAACTTGGACAACGAGTGGAAGTGGGCCCCGGCGCGGTGATCTTTGCCGGAGTCAAAATCGGCGACGATGCGGTCATCGGCCCGAATGCGGTGGTGATGTCGGATGTTCCGGCCGGCGCAAGAGTGTTTGCCGAGGCGCCTCGGGTCATACAGTTGCCGACCGCTCATCAGGCAGCTCGCAAGAACTAA
- a CDS encoding RNA-binding protein codes for MGSKIYVGGLPYSATEQQLSDLFAVHGAVESARIITDKFTGQSRGFGFVEMASSDEAQKAISALNGTDMGGRTLTVNEARPQEPRSGGGPGRSGGGGFNDRGGKRDRW; via the coding sequence ATGGGTTCTAAAATTTATGTTGGCGGGTTGCCCTATTCGGCAACCGAACAGCAGTTAAGCGATTTGTTCGCGGTGCACGGGGCGGTTGAATCGGCCCGTATCATCACGGACAAGTTTACCGGCCAATCGAGAGGTTTCGGATTCGTCGAAATGGCCTCTTCAGACGAGGCGCAGAAGGCGATTTCGGCTCTCAATGGGACGGACATGGGTGGCCGGACATTGACGGTCAATGAAGCGCGTCCTCAGGAGCCCCGATCTGGCGGTGGCCCTGGGCGGAGCGGCGGCGGGGGATTCAACGATCGCGGGGGCAAGCGCGATCGCTGGTAA
- a CDS encoding tetratricopeptide repeat protein: MQDGVRGHSPARRVSPALILWVLGLTTFFPTYTSAAPLDKPVSKPGMDDKPGLAEEQILSTTDKITQPVDTDAEAMRHNDLGVAFVFKGDLGQAIDEFKHALRLQPNYFAAHLNLANTLLDVGRNDAAMVEFKEALRLKPDDPKTHNDLGVALKEMGNLEGAIAEFRTVLRHNPSDVNAHNNLGVTLKAMGDLDGAIAEYRTAASLQPNDVNAHFNLGLGLMEKRQPEAAVSEFRTALHLRPNDAKIRLNLGNALAGMGQRMEAAQELRQYLRLELDTPANRRWLEQAEAKLRELEMP; the protein is encoded by the coding sequence ATGCAAGACGGTGTCCGCGGCCATTCCCCGGCACGCCGGGTTTCTCCTGCCCTCATACTGTGGGTACTCGGGCTCACGACGTTCTTCCCGACGTATACGTCGGCTGCGCCCCTCGACAAGCCGGTCTCCAAACCCGGGATGGACGACAAGCCGGGGCTGGCAGAAGAACAGATTCTTTCGACTACCGATAAAATCACGCAACCGGTAGACACAGACGCGGAAGCGATGCGCCACAACGATCTCGGCGTGGCCTTTGTCTTCAAGGGCGACCTGGGGCAAGCCATCGATGAATTCAAACATGCGCTCCGACTCCAGCCCAACTACTTCGCCGCCCACCTTAACCTGGCTAATACCCTGCTCGATGTCGGGCGGAACGACGCAGCGATGGTTGAATTCAAAGAAGCCCTGCGCCTCAAACCCGACGACCCCAAAACCCACAATGATCTGGGAGTCGCGCTCAAGGAAATGGGAAACTTAGAAGGCGCCATTGCGGAGTTTCGAACGGTCTTGCGCCATAACCCCAGCGATGTGAACGCGCACAACAATCTCGGCGTGACGCTCAAAGCCATGGGTGATCTCGATGGAGCCATCGCCGAGTATCGCACCGCTGCGAGCCTTCAACCGAACGACGTGAACGCGCACTTTAATTTAGGGCTGGGACTGATGGAAAAACGCCAGCCGGAAGCGGCCGTCAGCGAGTTCCGCACCGCGCTGCACCTGAGGCCCAACGATGCGAAGATCCGTCTCAACCTCGGCAATGCCCTGGCAGGCATGGGACAGCGGATGGAAGCGGCTCAGGAATTGAGACAGTACCTTCGCCTTGAACTCGATACGCCCGCCAATCGTCGGTGGCTGGAACAGGCCGAAGCCAAACTCCGTGAACTGGAGATGCCGTAA
- a CDS encoding efflux transporter outer membrane subunit produces the protein MKRVTSRRQLAISTVLVMLSLSASGCLQGSNYHRPPVETPADWTRMASGPLAAGATDTMPEADWWQAFHNQELTQFVERALAQNHDVRRAVSRVLEGRASVTTAGAGLYPQLNVQGSYSNIVVSKNTLAGLGLATGQQPGPQVFAKPGSSFDLWNGAADLRWELDVWGRIRRGMEAASADAQAIEQDARAIALTLIGDVGQSYFRIRELDEQIEIAQRALTLRRDSLDIITKRASVGLASDLDVKRTEVLVAESAGQIPDLTRLRAVELHRLEVLTGSAPGSVVLAPTSLRKVIVQPEIPVGLPSQLLERRPDILQAEASLVAANARIGQARAYFFPTLSITGQGGLQSAEFANWFTGNSANFSIGPSVTLPIFLGGTNVARLEAAESRYQQMLEGYQQTILLAFREVADLLVSIHSRTEQLARQREQATAATAAVGLAEVRYRKGLVNYLDVLDAQRTMLAAETQLAQTERARLTDMVGLYKALGGGWQTPGNNLSAIPAGSATH, from the coding sequence ATGAAACGAGTCACGTCCCGCCGACAACTCGCCATTTCCACCGTCCTCGTTATGTTGTCGCTGTCCGCCAGCGGGTGCCTACAGGGCTCGAATTACCATCGTCCACCGGTCGAAACACCGGCCGACTGGACACGCATGGCTTCCGGCCCATTGGCTGCCGGAGCGACCGATACGATGCCGGAAGCGGACTGGTGGCAGGCCTTCCACAACCAGGAGTTGACCCAGTTCGTGGAACGCGCGCTCGCACAAAACCACGACGTCCGCCGCGCCGTGTCACGCGTGCTCGAAGGACGGGCGTCTGTTACCACCGCCGGCGCCGGCCTCTATCCACAACTGAATGTGCAGGGCAGCTACAGCAATATCGTGGTGTCAAAAAACACCCTAGCAGGATTGGGCTTAGCCACCGGCCAACAACCGGGGCCGCAGGTCTTTGCCAAGCCCGGAAGCAGTTTCGATCTCTGGAACGGGGCGGCGGATCTCCGATGGGAACTGGATGTCTGGGGTCGCATCCGTCGCGGGATGGAAGCCGCCTCGGCAGACGCGCAGGCGATCGAGCAGGACGCCCGCGCGATTGCGCTGACCCTGATTGGGGATGTGGGACAGTCCTACTTTCGAATCCGTGAACTGGATGAGCAAATTGAAATCGCCCAACGCGCCCTGACCCTCAGACGGGATTCGCTCGACATCATTACCAAGCGGGCATCAGTGGGCCTGGCCTCCGACCTGGACGTAAAACGAACGGAAGTTCTCGTCGCGGAAAGCGCGGGGCAGATCCCGGATCTGACTCGTCTACGCGCCGTCGAATTACACCGCTTGGAAGTGTTGACGGGATCGGCGCCGGGCAGCGTAGTCTTGGCGCCGACATCCTTGCGGAAGGTCATCGTACAGCCGGAAATTCCCGTCGGCCTCCCGTCGCAATTGTTGGAGCGGCGACCCGACATCCTTCAGGCTGAGGCGTCGCTCGTGGCCGCCAACGCCCGGATCGGTCAGGCGCGGGCCTATTTCTTCCCCACGTTGTCCATCACAGGCCAGGGAGGATTACAAAGCGCCGAGTTCGCGAACTGGTTCACAGGAAACAGCGCGAATTTCAGTATCGGCCCATCGGTCACCCTCCCCATTTTCCTGGGTGGGACCAACGTCGCGAGACTGGAGGCGGCCGAATCCCGATATCAACAAATGTTGGAAGGTTACCAACAGACGATCCTGCTCGCCTTCCGCGAAGTAGCGGACCTCCTGGTGTCGATACACTCACGCACGGAACAACTTGCACGACAGCGTGAACAGGCGACGGCGGCCACCGCGGCCGTAGGGCTGGCGGAGGTACGCTATCGCAAGGGGTTGGTGAACTACCTTGACGTCCTCGATGCCCAACGAACGATGCTGGCCGCAGAAACACAGCTTGCGCAGACCGAGCGCGCCCGCCTCACCGACATGGTCGGCCTCTACAAAGCCCTCGGCGGCGGATGGCAGACGCCCGGCAACAATCTCTCTGCGATCCCGGCCGGCTCCGCCACGCATTAA
- a CDS encoding efflux RND transporter periplasmic adaptor subunit, translating to MTILNRFSVWLAVAGAMLAAWVVLTAGKNQPMPTPIVEPPRSPYETTVAATGIIEAANENVRIGPPMAGLVTNVFVAVGDRVREGDPLLQLDDRDLRAQLVARQAAIPPAEAQVEEQKYRIGDLDTQLKRLKSVRDSRAVSEDDVKRTWYASEMAKRALSRYEATLKQVIAQRDETQMLLDRLIVRAPRAATILQVNVRAGEFALTTGATEPLMLLGDMQQLQVRAEVDEVNAPLVAPNRPGIAYLKGNTAQAIPLTFVRIEPYIVPKKSLTGDNSERVDTRVLQIIYRFERPAFPIYAGQQVDVFIERAPDGPPAPAPGSARSAEEPSK from the coding sequence ATGACCATTCTCAATCGCTTTAGTGTCTGGCTCGCTGTCGCAGGCGCGATGCTGGCTGCCTGGGTCGTCCTGACCGCCGGCAAGAACCAGCCTATGCCGACGCCGATAGTAGAGCCACCCCGGTCTCCCTATGAAACGACCGTCGCCGCGACCGGCATTATCGAAGCGGCCAACGAAAACGTCCGTATCGGGCCGCCGATGGCGGGACTGGTGACGAACGTGTTCGTGGCGGTCGGTGACCGGGTTCGTGAGGGCGATCCCTTGCTTCAATTGGACGATCGAGACCTTCGCGCGCAACTGGTGGCTCGCCAGGCCGCGATTCCACCGGCGGAGGCCCAAGTCGAAGAGCAGAAATATCGCATCGGCGATCTCGACACGCAGCTCAAGCGACTGAAATCGGTTCGGGACAGCCGGGCGGTCAGCGAAGACGACGTGAAGCGTACCTGGTACGCCTCGGAAATGGCAAAACGCGCGCTGAGCCGCTACGAGGCCACCCTCAAACAAGTCATCGCCCAGCGCGACGAAACACAGATGCTCCTGGACCGCCTGATAGTCCGTGCGCCGCGGGCTGCGACGATTTTGCAGGTCAATGTCCGGGCCGGTGAATTCGCCCTGACCACCGGTGCGACCGAGCCGCTCATGCTCCTGGGCGACATGCAGCAACTGCAAGTCCGCGCAGAGGTCGATGAGGTCAATGCTCCATTGGTGGCTCCCAACCGACCCGGGATCGCCTACCTGAAGGGCAATACTGCCCAGGCCATTCCGCTGACATTCGTGCGCATCGAGCCTTATATTGTCCCCAAAAAATCCCTGACCGGAGACAACAGCGAACGGGTCGATACGCGGGTCCTCCAGATCATCTACCGCTTCGAACGGCCGGCGTTTCCGATCTATGCCGGACAGCAGGTCGATGTGTTCATCGAACGCGCACCGGACGGACCACCGGCACCAGCACCGGGCAGCGCACGTTCCGCTGAGGAACCGAGCAAATGA
- a CDS encoding ABC transporter ATP-binding protein — MTAMDGLSQSQGRTMEGNGAEQAIAVQVRGLVKSFGSGETTVTVLKGIDLDVYFGELLLLVGESGGGKTTLLSAIAGILDIDAGELDVLGASLTNMSPGTRTRFRGQTMGFIYQQFNLLPALTAAENVAIPLLIQGTRKKEAISRGRLMLERVGLGDRTEFLPRNLSGGQQQRVAIARALVNEPQLLVCDEPTAALDGPNGQKIMELIRDVGRAPDRCVIVVTHDSRIFQFGDRMAELTDGRIVGIHPIQREATA; from the coding sequence ATGACCGCCATGGATGGTTTGTCACAGTCACAGGGCCGCACAATGGAAGGCAACGGAGCCGAGCAAGCCATCGCCGTGCAGGTCCGAGGACTCGTCAAGTCGTTCGGGTCCGGCGAGACCACCGTCACGGTGCTCAAGGGCATCGACCTCGACGTGTATTTCGGCGAGCTGCTGCTCCTCGTCGGAGAATCGGGGGGAGGAAAGACCACGCTGCTGTCGGCCATCGCCGGAATCCTGGATATCGATGCCGGTGAGCTCGATGTGTTGGGAGCCTCACTGACCAACATGTCGCCAGGCACGCGCACCCGTTTTCGTGGGCAAACCATGGGATTTATCTACCAACAATTCAATCTCCTGCCTGCCTTGACGGCGGCGGAGAATGTCGCCATTCCGCTCTTGATCCAAGGCACTCGGAAGAAGGAGGCGATCTCACGAGGGCGGCTGATGCTTGAACGTGTCGGGCTCGGCGACCGGACCGAGTTTCTGCCGCGCAACCTCTCCGGCGGCCAGCAGCAGCGCGTCGCCATTGCCCGGGCGTTGGTCAATGAGCCGCAACTGCTGGTGTGCGACGAACCCACCGCCGCGCTGGACGGGCCCAATGGGCAGAAGATCATGGAATTGATTCGGGATGTGGGGCGTGCCCCCGATCGCTGCGTCATCGTCGTCACCCATGACAGCCGGATTTTTCAGTTCGGCGATCGCATGGCGGAATTGACCGACGGCCGCATTGTCGGCATTCACCCGATTCAGAGAGAGGCAACCGCATGA
- a CDS encoding ABC transporter permease has protein sequence MNYVALRMLFGDRAKYLMLLCGLTFAVMLIVQQGSIFWGLMIWSQSSISNLNVPIWVTDPGIAQVDEVKPIADTTVDRVRSIPGVEWAVPLYKGLLRARLANGEYHQITLTGLDAATLIGRPAEVLEGRFEDLRQPDAVALDQWAVERMGGPTVITVGTVFELNDKLARVVAIAKTQKTFTNIPVVYTTYERALRYVPRERRTLSYVLAKAKDSAPVDEVIQRIRDHTGLGAFTADAFGWKTIGWVLKNTGIGINFGTTILLGFVVGMAIAGQTFYLFTVENLRQFGALKAMGASTATLARMILLQAFTVGITGYGIGIGLATVFGLLTAQEGQLPFLETWPLLLLVFVALLMICTLSALISIIKLARLEPAIVFR, from the coding sequence ATGAATTACGTCGCCCTCAGGATGCTCTTCGGCGATCGGGCGAAATACCTCATGCTGCTGTGCGGTCTCACCTTTGCGGTCATGTTGATCGTCCAGCAAGGCTCGATTTTTTGGGGGCTCATGATCTGGTCCCAATCGAGTATCAGTAATCTCAACGTGCCGATCTGGGTCACGGATCCCGGCATTGCGCAGGTCGATGAAGTCAAACCGATTGCCGACACCACGGTCGATCGCGTCCGTAGCATCCCCGGTGTGGAATGGGCCGTTCCCTTGTATAAGGGGCTCTTACGGGCCAGGCTTGCGAACGGCGAGTATCACCAAATCACCTTGACCGGACTGGACGCTGCCACCTTGATCGGCCGCCCGGCGGAAGTGCTGGAGGGACGATTCGAAGACCTCCGGCAACCTGACGCCGTGGCCCTCGATCAATGGGCCGTCGAACGCATGGGTGGGCCAACAGTCATCACGGTCGGCACGGTCTTCGAACTCAACGACAAGCTGGCCCGCGTCGTCGCCATTGCCAAGACACAAAAAACCTTCACCAACATTCCTGTCGTCTACACCACCTACGAGCGGGCCTTGCGATATGTCCCGCGAGAACGGCGCACCCTCTCCTACGTCCTCGCGAAGGCCAAAGACAGCGCGCCGGTGGACGAGGTGATCCAACGTATTCGCGACCACACGGGACTGGGCGCCTTCACCGCCGATGCATTCGGATGGAAAACGATCGGCTGGGTCCTGAAGAACACCGGCATCGGAATCAATTTCGGCACCACGATTCTGTTGGGCTTCGTGGTCGGGATGGCCATCGCAGGGCAAACATTTTACCTCTTTACCGTCGAAAACCTGCGGCAGTTCGGCGCGCTCAAAGCCATGGGCGCTTCCACCGCGACTCTGGCCCGCATGATTCTCCTGCAAGCGTTTACCGTGGGGATCACAGGGTATGGGATCGGCATCGGACTCGCCACCGTCTTCGGTCTCCTGACGGCACAAGAGGGTCAGCTCCCGTTCCTGGAAACCTGGCCGCTGCTCCTGTTGGTCTTTGTTGCCCTGCTCATGATCTGCACGTTATCGGCGCTGATCAGCATCATCAAACTGGCCCGGCTTGAACCGGCAATTGTGTTTCGATGA
- a CDS encoding DUF6022 family protein: MKNVGSRLTPDTVSHEIEAYVAARQAELLPSGEASKDGRRFSWCGEILDFLTEGLAERFAAKGITFTDAFPGPLRLMDEDQQPNGQHVRRFWTVALHHGCPIARICTYFFHRHDQVSLPQLPRVVAYAPTGPAQEEHE, from the coding sequence ATGAAGAACGTCGGTTCCAGACTGACACCAGACACCGTCAGCCATGAGATCGAGGCCTATGTCGCCGCGCGACAGGCCGAATTGCTCCCGTCCGGCGAGGCAAGCAAAGACGGGCGCCGGTTCTCCTGGTGCGGGGAAATTCTAGACTTTCTGACCGAAGGACTTGCGGAGCGATTCGCCGCTAAAGGCATTACTTTTACCGATGCCTTTCCCGGCCCCTTACGGCTCATGGACGAAGACCAACAACCGAACGGCCAACATGTGCGGCGTTTCTGGACCGTCGCCCTGCACCATGGCTGTCCCATCGCCAGGATCTGCACCTATTTTTTTCATCGACATGATCAAGTGAGCCTTCCGCAATTGCCGCGCGTGGTGGCCTATGCCCCGACCGGCCCGGCTCAGGAAGAGCACGAATGA